The nucleotide window TAAAGTGATTAATACCCCTAGCATTGAGTTTCTCGCTTCTATAGCAAAGAGAAGATAAGGAAAATAAGGATTAGATGTTATAGAATGTAAATAAGTCGCCAAAGAAAAAGTCAGACCTAAACTTCCCCGACGAGTAAATAACTGAAAGAGGGTTTGATTTTCTTGAGAATCAGCATAAATCGCTAATCCGTGACGATTATTTAAAATAACTAACTCAGATATAGTCCGATCGATAAGAGAAGATTTAAGAGTTTTAATCAAAGTTAAACTCGGTAGTTTAAGGAAATGAAAATGAGTCTCATTTAGGGAGAGTTCAGAAGTAGCAAGAGTTAACCAGTTTTCGGAGAAGGCAAGAGAACTTAAATTTTTGAGATGGGGTAAATCTATTTGATTAGATTGATGTTCTAAACTACTTTTATTGAAAAAATAACCCAGTTGATAAAGTTGAGATAAGGGAGATTTAGTCAGCGTCAAAAATCCTTGAGAATGAGGATAGAGTTTGATTAAAATACCGTCTAAATGAACCAATTTTAAAGAACAAGAATCTAAGCTTAAATTTGACTGAGAGAAAGGCTGATAATAAAGCTTATCCTCCATTCCTAAATACAAAATATCCCCCCCAACGGCGAGATGATTTATTTTTTGGGGTAAAGGAAATTGATTAATAAGTTTAAACTTAGGAGATATTTGGGGAGAAGATGAAGCCAGAAAAACTCTCACGGAAGAATAATTGACCGCTAAACTTTGCCCTGCTAAATGAACAGCTTTTAACATTTCTTTAGCACTCTTAAATCGCCGTTGAGGTAACTTTCTTAAAGCAATTTCAAGAATAGAATGTAAAGCAGGAGGAAGAGTCTCAGGAATATTGACCACTTTACTTAGATGAGCGGTCATCAGTTCCCCAGGATATCCAGAAAAAGGGCGCTTTCCGACTAAAAGCTCAAATAAAATAATTCCAACCGCATAGAGATCCGAAGCAAAAGAATGTTTACCATAAAATCGTTCTGGGGCCATATAAGCAGGAGATCCGGTATAACCTCCCGTCGGAGAATTACT belongs to Gloeothece citriformis PCC 7424 and includes:
- a CDS encoding serine/threonine-protein kinase, producing the protein MDRSQYRILGLIGQGQFGRVFCAIDRQTGELVALKELELTRFPTHKFLREFSYLLTLRHPHIVACTGIEYHQTGRYLVMDYCEGGTLRDLINFHRQLSLGQKLKLIENILSGLAHAHSYNIVHCDVKPENILLTIKPGTWQAKISDFGIARLREEMSNSPTGGYTGSPAYMAPERFYGKHSFASDLYAVGIILFELLVGKRPFSGYPGELMTAHLSKVVNIPETLPPALHSILEIALRKLPQRRFKSAKEMLKAVHLAGQSLAVNYSSVRVFLASSSPQISPKFKLINQFPLPQKINHLAVGGDILYLGMEDKLYYQPFSQSNLSLDSCSLKLVHLDGILIKLYPHSQGFLTLTKSPLSQLYQLGYFFNKSSLEHQSNQIDLPHLKNLSSLAFSENWLTLATSELSLNETHFHFLKLPSLTLIKTLKSSLIDRTISELVILNNRHGLAIYADSQENQTLFQLFTRRGSLGLTFSLATYLHSITSNPYFPYLLFAIEARNSMLGVLITLKPLKVIRVPLQFKPDFIIGQTWGFLLANRRGKVSLLTEKGQMLESFEVDGGISAIASRSEFKVLIATSSKPQPLLNLIDLEMCFSKKINSQTNLTSLTSSTSSIV